The proteins below are encoded in one region of Aquisphaera giovannonii:
- a CDS encoding sugar transferase gives MRIGTGSKPRLDVYGRVKRGAEIALSALLLFALWPVGLLCMVAVRMTSSGSPLYSQRRLGYKGRIFTVYKIRTMYLDCEKDTGAVWSKPGDSRVTPVGRFLRKTHLDELPQLFNILRGDMSFVGPRPERPEIASDLTAYYPDYHRRTDVRPGLTGLAQVLLPPDTERGGVRRKLELDFFYIEHGDLWMDLKILILGTPLHIIDFPRHLIARCVVAPPAAWRPSIERLAWDPAGIVGGYPRARTTLDESSIGFGDSPTCVAHSTPRDGGRESITTPPLSHGGWHGSPVASVSAARDLRESS, from the coding sequence ATGCGAATCGGCACGGGATCCAAGCCTCGGTTGGACGTATATGGACGAGTCAAGAGAGGGGCGGAGATCGCCCTCTCTGCTCTCCTCCTGTTTGCCCTGTGGCCGGTCGGTCTTCTTTGCATGGTGGCCGTCCGGATGACGTCGTCGGGTTCGCCGCTCTATTCCCAACGGAGGCTGGGATACAAGGGCCGAATCTTCACCGTCTACAAGATCCGCACCATGTATCTGGATTGCGAGAAGGACACCGGCGCGGTGTGGTCGAAGCCGGGTGATTCTCGGGTGACACCGGTGGGGAGGTTCCTGAGGAAGACCCACCTCGACGAGCTACCGCAACTCTTCAACATCTTGCGAGGGGACATGAGCTTCGTCGGGCCTCGGCCCGAGAGGCCGGAGATCGCCTCGGACCTCACGGCCTATTATCCCGACTATCATCGCCGGACGGATGTCCGCCCCGGACTGACCGGCCTGGCCCAGGTCCTGCTGCCCCCCGATACCGAGCGTGGGGGCGTCCGTCGCAAGCTCGAGCTGGACTTCTTCTACATCGAGCACGGCGACCTCTGGATGGACCTGAAGATCCTCATCCTGGGGACGCCCCTGCATATCATCGATTTCCCCCGCCATCTCATCGCACGATGCGTAGTGGCCCCGCCGGCGGCCTGGCGACCCTCCATCGAACGTCTCGCATGGGATCCCGCGGGAATCGTTGGTGGGTATCCCCGCGCAAGAACCACGTTGGACGAGTCATCGATCGGCTTCGGCGACTCCCCGACATGCGTCGCACACTCGACGCCGCGTGATGGTGGCAGGGAGTCGATCACGACGCCGCCCCTTTCGCACGGCGGCTGGCACGGATCTCCGGTCGCGTCGGTGTCGGCGGCGAGGGATCTCAGGGAATCGTCGTGA
- a CDS encoding glycosyltransferase family 2 protein, whose product MIDPPVTVEGGPGFDPARVGGEGTPLCSIVIPTFNGRELLETCLASIHRHLPPDRARDVEVIVSDDASTDGTAEWLAAAFPSVRVLRRETNGGFCAAANAGIEVARGHFIQLLNNDTEVTAGWIESGLAPFADPTVGSVAPLVLVRSEPWRVDSAGDTYTLSGWPAKRGHGQPAERWAARPADEVFAASGSSAFYRAEALRRVGGFDPLLGSYYEDVDLGFRLRWAGYRCLYSPRCRILHEISATYDHGRPSLQRRMARNAELVFWSNMPAGRLGPAIVLHAFLLATQGCWRLARLRFLPFFLGKLDAARDLKSIRDRRRLRADLARGSSNPAHFPLGVGSFGAVLGHLHRPQEHSARTPRLDRDRSRDGLSRGSR is encoded by the coding sequence GTGATCGACCCTCCCGTCACGGTCGAGGGCGGCCCGGGATTCGACCCCGCCCGCGTCGGAGGCGAGGGCACGCCCCTCTGCTCGATCGTCATACCGACCTTCAACGGGCGCGAGCTGCTCGAGACTTGCCTGGCCAGCATCCACCGGCATCTGCCGCCGGACCGCGCCCGGGACGTGGAAGTCATCGTCTCCGACGACGCCTCGACCGACGGCACCGCCGAATGGCTCGCCGCCGCCTTCCCCTCCGTGAGGGTCCTTCGACGCGAGACGAATGGGGGCTTCTGCGCCGCCGCCAATGCGGGCATCGAGGTCGCCCGCGGGCATTTCATCCAGCTCCTGAACAACGACACCGAGGTGACCGCGGGCTGGATCGAGTCCGGATTGGCGCCGTTCGCGGACCCGACCGTCGGATCGGTGGCCCCGCTCGTGCTCGTCCGCTCGGAGCCGTGGCGCGTCGATTCGGCCGGGGACACCTACACGCTGTCAGGCTGGCCCGCGAAGCGCGGGCACGGCCAGCCCGCCGAGCGCTGGGCCGCCCGGCCCGCCGACGAGGTCTTCGCCGCCAGCGGATCGAGCGCCTTCTATCGGGCCGAGGCACTCCGCCGGGTCGGCGGATTCGACCCGCTCTTGGGTTCCTACTACGAGGACGTCGACCTCGGCTTCCGCCTCCGCTGGGCCGGATATCGCTGCCTCTACAGCCCGCGTTGCCGAATCCTCCACGAGATCTCCGCCACTTACGACCACGGCAGGCCGTCTCTCCAGCGCCGGATGGCGCGGAACGCAGAGCTCGTCTTCTGGTCGAACATGCCCGCCGGTCGCCTCGGCCCCGCGATCGTACTCCATGCCTTCCTCCTCGCGACCCAGGGCTGCTGGAGACTGGCGAGGCTCCGCTTCCTCCCCTTCTTCCTCGGTAAGCTCGACGCCGCTCGCGACCTCAAGAGCATCCGCGACCGCCGGCGTCTCCGTGCCGACCTCGCCCGCGGCTCATCCAATCCGGCCCACTTCCCCCTGGGCGTCGGCTCGTTCGGGGCCGTCCTCGGCCATCTCCATCGCCCGCAAGAGCATTCGGCCCGCACGCCAAGACTCGACCGGGATCGGAGCCGCGACGGGCTCTCGAGGGGTTCCCGGTAG
- a CDS encoding sugar transferase: protein MLMNDTLVFARRSGLRRAGRLARNRIILVGARRDARKLLHHLEGSSGEELTIVGFVDAGHRHLSGPRARGRGRHLPVHPQAGPLPVLGGLDRLVEVVDRTGATDVVVALPPRPRRHLIPGLAKFTNSSVTVHWVHVEPGRGGRASARPSNQRPGPHQEPPERISGPSASWAVAAFDLARAAKRASDVAVSGLALLLLSPVFLIVAAAILATSGRPIFYTQERIGQGGRRFRIIKFRSMKTDAEQQTGPIWASNHDARCTRIGDWLRHTNIDETPQLFNVLKGDMSLVGPRPERPIFVDQFRRDIPEYDLRHAVPCGMTGWAQVHGWRGRTSLRKRIQYDLDYIQRWSFWLDFVIILMTVQHVAWGKTSWKISRAAKEGES, encoded by the coding sequence ATGCTTATGAATGATACCCTCGTGTTCGCTAGGCGGAGCGGGTTGAGGCGGGCCGGGCGGCTGGCACGGAACCGGATCATCCTCGTGGGTGCCCGCCGCGACGCCAGGAAGCTGCTCCACCACCTCGAAGGGTCGTCCGGCGAGGAGCTCACGATCGTCGGCTTCGTGGACGCCGGGCATCGCCACCTCTCGGGCCCGAGGGCCAGGGGCCGGGGCCGGCACCTGCCGGTGCATCCCCAGGCCGGCCCGCTCCCCGTCCTGGGGGGCCTGGATCGCCTCGTGGAGGTCGTGGACCGCACCGGGGCCACCGATGTCGTCGTGGCCCTGCCCCCCAGGCCCCGGCGGCACCTCATCCCCGGCCTGGCCAAGTTTACCAATTCCTCCGTCACCGTGCATTGGGTCCATGTCGAGCCCGGCCGAGGCGGGCGGGCATCGGCCCGGCCGTCGAACCAGAGGCCCGGTCCGCACCAGGAGCCGCCCGAGCGGATCTCCGGGCCTTCCGCGTCGTGGGCCGTCGCCGCCTTCGACCTGGCACGCGCGGCCAAGCGCGCCTCGGACGTCGCGGTCTCCGGGCTCGCCTTGCTCCTGCTTTCGCCGGTGTTCCTGATCGTCGCGGCGGCGATCCTGGCCACCTCGGGCCGGCCCATCTTCTACACCCAGGAGCGGATCGGGCAGGGGGGGCGGCGCTTCCGGATCATCAAGTTCCGCAGCATGAAGACCGACGCCGAGCAGCAGACGGGGCCGATCTGGGCCTCGAACCACGACGCCCGCTGCACGCGGATCGGCGACTGGCTGCGGCACACCAACATCGACGAGACCCCGCAGCTCTTCAACGTCCTCAAGGGGGACATGAGCCTCGTCGGCCCGCGCCCGGAGCGGCCGATCTTCGTCGACCAGTTCCGCCGCGACATCCCGGAATACGACCTCCGGCACGCGGTCCCCTGCGGCATGACCGGCTGGGCCCAGGTCCACGGCTGGCGGGGGAGGACCTCGCTCCGCAAGCGGATCCAGTACGACCTGGATTACATCCAGCGATGGTCGTTCTGGCTCGATTTCGTGATCATTCTCATGACCGTGCAGCACGTGGCGTGGGGGAAGACGTCGTGGAAGATCTCCAGGGCGGCGAAGGAAGGCGAATCGTGA
- a CDS encoding glycosyltransferase family 2 protein — protein MKATNLGDHLPPGAPVPTLAVVLVNYNSWPDVDRVVGGLVDEPEFRAGRFQVVVVDNASRGPIPDRFTSLPQGVRLLSRPDNGGFAAGVNAGWRVARGRWLLILNPDVEVERGWIGQVLGRIAEYDRRPEGPPGIVGFGLRNPDGSTQGSVGVFPSLGRTIREQFIPRSRRKYQAGWRIRPGRVDWVTGACMLVHSGMMSAVGGMDEDFFLYHEEVALSRSAQDLGWPVEYDPGLGVVHRHPLQDRAVSPKMRVILRHSKLLYFWKHLPGRPFRAILGIVAAEAAIRGAAAAMLGRTPEARAWRTIRSIVGGFRRGNPVRGRDVLRLAEDAESGDVPADGGIPGREMTGRHEAGPEWRKDGSACRATTISSASASSWRRPPSC, from the coding sequence GTGAAGGCGACCAACCTCGGAGACCACCTCCCGCCGGGGGCGCCTGTCCCGACGCTCGCGGTGGTCCTCGTCAACTACAATAGCTGGCCGGATGTGGACCGGGTCGTCGGCGGGCTCGTCGATGAGCCCGAGTTCCGGGCCGGTCGATTCCAGGTCGTCGTCGTGGACAATGCGTCGCGGGGCCCGATCCCCGATCGATTCACCTCTCTTCCGCAGGGCGTCCGGCTGCTGAGCCGTCCGGACAACGGCGGCTTCGCGGCCGGAGTGAACGCCGGCTGGCGGGTGGCCCGGGGCCGCTGGCTGCTGATCCTGAATCCGGATGTGGAGGTCGAGCGGGGGTGGATCGGCCAGGTCCTCGGGCGGATCGCCGAGTACGACCGGAGGCCCGAGGGCCCCCCGGGGATCGTCGGCTTCGGCCTCAGGAATCCCGACGGCTCGACCCAGGGGTCGGTCGGCGTCTTCCCCAGCCTCGGCCGGACGATTCGCGAGCAGTTCATACCCCGTTCGCGCCGGAAATACCAGGCCGGTTGGAGAATTCGCCCCGGCCGCGTGGACTGGGTGACCGGGGCCTGCATGCTCGTCCATTCGGGGATGATGTCCGCGGTGGGGGGCATGGACGAGGATTTCTTCCTCTATCACGAGGAAGTCGCCCTCAGCCGGTCGGCGCAGGACCTCGGATGGCCCGTGGAATACGACCCGGGCCTCGGCGTCGTCCATCGACATCCCTTGCAGGATCGGGCCGTTTCGCCCAAGATGCGGGTCATCCTCCGCCACAGCAAGCTTCTCTACTTCTGGAAGCACCTGCCGGGCCGGCCGTTCCGGGCGATCCTCGGGATCGTTGCGGCCGAGGCCGCGATCCGGGGGGCGGCGGCGGCGATGCTCGGGAGGACGCCCGAGGCCCGCGCGTGGCGGACGATCCGCTCCATCGTCGGGGGCTTCCGGCGGGGCAACCCCGTGCGGGGACGCGACGTGCTCCGCCTCGCGGAGGACGCGGAGTCCGGGGACGTCCCGGCGGACGGAGGAATCCCCGGGCGTGAGATGACGGGCCGGCACGAGGCCGGGCCCGAATGGCGAAAGGACGGATCCGCGTGTCGCGCAACGACCATCTCGTCCGCATCGGCCTCCTCATGGCGGCGGCCGCCGTCCTGCTGA
- a CDS encoding glycosyltransferase family 39 protein yields the protein MSRNDHLVRIGLLMAAAAVLLTWLARHTDVIYADGLRYIAQARRFDAGSWKEVFAKGTDHPAYPAAIALTHLARGGIGPADWQAAGQLASVVAGVLLIVPVYLFALELFGTRAAWLACVLTLLVPLTGHVLADVLSEGTFLLFWMFGCWAGLGFLRAGSTRWLIAAVAFASLAYLVRPEGVLLPASLAATLVLSAVVPALRLPRARSLRAAAILLVGPVLLAGPFLLLKGGIATKPAVARLFGLSGRSAAMAVERERPLDPDQTVAATCLAAARAVSRAIAEGVSPILLPAAVAGIALAARRREHARRNVFLAVVASAWILALLRLHATGGYCTARHAMLLSLILIAFAAAGLLALADRAAASVRERLRRHVPETAILAAALLVVLAVSGRAAIAPVNPGYASYRPAGEWIAANTAADARILDLKGWASFYGCRQGYGFGEIEDALRDPNLRWVVAHDAFLVGPWSYCDIIRGAVAGKACVKSFPETPRRGVAQVHIFDRSIPAVATSGGRELPPVRGRDDTHLTDEALRLRQRLSACVFGNPVPVRVVATRPKSSGYGDLVIPSLGEGEGRGEAERAGTPPR from the coding sequence GTGTCGCGCAACGACCATCTCGTCCGCATCGGCCTCCTCATGGCGGCGGCCGCCGTCCTGCTGACGTGGCTCGCCCGCCACACGGACGTCATCTACGCCGACGGCCTTCGCTACATCGCCCAGGCCCGGCGCTTCGATGCCGGCTCGTGGAAAGAAGTCTTCGCCAAGGGCACGGACCATCCCGCCTACCCCGCCGCCATCGCCCTCACGCACCTCGCCCGCGGGGGTATCGGCCCGGCCGACTGGCAGGCGGCCGGCCAGCTCGCGTCCGTCGTCGCCGGCGTGCTGCTGATCGTCCCGGTCTACCTCTTCGCCCTCGAGTTGTTCGGCACCCGGGCGGCCTGGCTCGCCTGCGTGCTGACCCTGCTGGTCCCGCTGACGGGTCACGTCCTCGCCGACGTCCTGTCGGAAGGCACGTTCCTGCTCTTCTGGATGTTCGGGTGCTGGGCCGGGCTGGGGTTCTTGCGTGCGGGCTCGACGCGATGGCTGATCGCCGCGGTCGCGTTCGCCTCGCTGGCGTATCTCGTGCGGCCGGAGGGCGTGCTGCTGCCGGCCTCGCTTGCGGCGACGCTCGTCCTGTCGGCAGTGGTCCCCGCGTTGCGACTGCCGCGGGCCCGGTCGCTGCGGGCGGCGGCCATCCTGCTCGTCGGGCCGGTCCTCCTGGCGGGGCCGTTCCTGCTCCTCAAGGGTGGCATCGCCACGAAGCCCGCCGTGGCCCGGCTGTTCGGGCTCTCGGGGCGATCGGCGGCGATGGCCGTCGAGCGGGAGCGGCCGCTCGATCCCGACCAAACCGTCGCGGCCACCTGCCTGGCCGCGGCGCGGGCCGTCTCCCGGGCGATTGCGGAGGGCGTCTCGCCGATCCTCCTCCCGGCGGCCGTCGCGGGGATCGCGCTGGCGGCTCGACGGCGGGAGCATGCGAGGCGGAACGTCTTCCTCGCCGTCGTCGCCTCGGCGTGGATCCTCGCCCTCCTGCGCCTGCACGCGACGGGGGGTTATTGCACCGCGAGGCACGCCATGCTGCTGTCCCTGATCCTGATCGCCTTCGCGGCGGCGGGCCTCCTCGCCCTGGCCGATCGGGCCGCGGCTTCGGTCCGCGAGAGGCTGCGTCGGCACGTGCCGGAGACCGCGATCCTCGCGGCGGCGCTGTTGGTCGTGCTCGCCGTCTCGGGCCGGGCCGCGATCGCCCCGGTGAATCCGGGATACGCGAGCTACAGGCCGGCCGGCGAGTGGATCGCCGCGAACACGGCCGCGGATGCCCGGATCCTGGACCTCAAGGGCTGGGCGTCGTTCTACGGCTGCCGGCAGGGCTACGGATTCGGGGAGATCGAGGACGCGCTCCGCGATCCCAACCTGAGGTGGGTCGTCGCGCACGACGCCTTCCTCGTCGGCCCGTGGTCGTACTGCGACATCATCCGGGGCGCCGTCGCCGGGAAGGCCTGCGTCAAGTCGTTCCCGGAGACGCCGCGGCGGGGCGTCGCCCAGGTGCACATCTTCGACCGCTCGATCCCGGCGGTCGCGACGTCGGGGGGCCGGGAGTTGCCTCCGGTCCGGGGGCGAGATGACACCCACCTGACCGACGAAGCACTCCGCCTTCGACAACGATTGTCCGCATGTGTCTTCGGCAACCCCGTCCCGGTGCGTGTCGTCGCGACGAGGCCGAAGAGCTCGGGATATGGCGATCTGGTCATCCCATCGCTCGGTGAAGGTGAAGGAAGAGGCGAGGCGGAGCGTGCCGGCACGCCGCCGCGTTGA